Proteins encoded by one window of Paenibacillus sp. DCT19:
- a CDS encoding carboxymuconolactone decarboxylase family protein, whose product MSRIGVSQEMVKKLFGDGIPAAYATDPDFQDILSRFIFGEIFDEGEIDNKLRELLTLVVLTTNQTFPQLRGHAHAALNVGLTPVEIKEAVYQCAPYLGFPKTLNAISEINAVFQERNIELPVESQKRVLEEERLDKGLRVQKEIFGDVIDKNRENAPANQKHIQDYLSAFCFGDFYTRAGLDLKSRELLTLCILSALGGADSQLKAHVQGNLNVGNDKETMITAITHCLPYMGFPRTLNALNCVNEIIPEK is encoded by the coding sequence ATGAGCCGAATCGGCGTGAGTCAAGAAATGGTTAAAAAGTTGTTTGGTGATGGAATTCCTGCTGCCTATGCTACTGATCCTGATTTTCAAGACATACTCAGCCGCTTTATTTTTGGTGAAATATTTGATGAAGGGGAGATTGATAATAAGCTGCGTGAGCTTCTTACTTTGGTTGTACTTACAACGAATCAAACCTTCCCTCAACTCAGGGGACATGCTCATGCTGCGCTCAACGTAGGACTGACTCCTGTAGAGATCAAAGAGGCGGTATACCAATGTGCACCATACTTGGGGTTTCCCAAAACCTTAAATGCGATATCAGAAATTAATGCCGTTTTCCAGGAAAGAAATATTGAGCTACCTGTTGAAAGTCAAAAACGTGTTCTAGAAGAAGAGCGTCTGGACAAAGGACTGCGAGTGCAAAAAGAAATTTTTGGTGATGTTATTGATAAAAATCGGGAAAATGCACCCGCTAATCAGAAGCATATACAGGATTATCTTTCTGCATTTTGTTTCGGTGACTTCTATACCCGTGCAGGCCTTGATCTGAAAAGCCGAGAACTACTTACCCTTTGTATATTAAGCGCACTTGGAGGTGCTGACAGCCAACTCAAAGCACATGTTCAAGGTAATTTAAATGTTGGCAATGATAAAGAAACGATGATCACCGCGATTACTCATTGTTTGCCTTACATGGGTTTCCCTAGAACACTCAATGCGTTGAACTGTGTTAACGAAATTATTCCAGAGAAATAA
- a CDS encoding cupin domain-containing protein, translating into MKNEHLSNGAIFPLGQKVEQNFVGDAFLQMVFTDPSPLNTAIGNVTFAPGARNNWHSHHEGQVLIVTDGEGWYQEEGKEAQLLKAGDVINIPANVKHWHGATIDSWFVHLALTPGQTDWLEPVSDEAYKNLK; encoded by the coding sequence ATGAAAAATGAACACTTAAGCAACGGAGCCATCTTTCCCCTTGGGCAAAAAGTCGAGCAAAATTTTGTCGGTGACGCATTTTTGCAAATGGTGTTTACAGACCCCAGTCCGCTGAATACAGCTATAGGAAATGTAACATTTGCTCCAGGAGCCCGTAACAACTGGCACTCACATCACGAAGGACAAGTGTTGATTGTAACGGATGGAGAGGGCTGGTATCAGGAAGAAGGTAAGGAAGCACAATTACTCAAAGCTGGCGACGTTATTAACATTCCAGCTAACGTTAAACATTGGCATGGTGCTACAATTGATAGCTGGTTCGTGCACCTGGCACTAACACCAGGTCAGACCGATTGGTTAGAGCCAGTATCCGATGAGGCGTATAAAAATTTGAAATAG
- a CDS encoding glycoside hydrolase family 2 protein has protein sequence MSARTIVPLEESWLFQAAHRNEGLSLKWYEHGLACGESVKIPHTWNVKQGLEEFRGTGWYSYNLFVPADWEGKLLRLQFDAVYRDAVVWVNGKRAGEHAHSGYTSFIVEITDFIDCDADNRIVVSVNNENSQTALPLGNSFDWADDGGIIRGVSLIVSGRVAIDYSKLQAVPFFEDDLSGTTATYGLLSGEIRLWELSSEADIKSLQLKVTLSNEEGAVASQEWKLAEREGALRFHDIRVDQLKLWHFDHPHLYTVHLAIYVDGVLSDEVSTTVGFREIRSDGSTLLLNREPVRLFGVEWMPGSNPEHGMAETSEQLAEMLHHIKHANCVITRFHWQQDSKLLDWCDRHGLLVQEEIPHWQTPSEPGDEWLNISMQHAEEMIHRHYNHPCIYAWGFGNELNGQSEMTNLYFEKLKSQVHELDNTRFINYVSNTVHENPAQDTTGAGDLIMWNDYIGTWHGDLNRPEVIRSITKGIPDKPLVVAEYGLCEPAFEGGDERRTQILVENTMEYRKHPEIAALIYFSLNDYRTQMGEEGEGRLRQRVHGSMNLNGMPKPSYEVLRQLASPVTVSVNSEVDSVVITVEVRNDIPCHRVSGYTLELNDAHGERIVNVIPELAPGQRHVFSFTEIPQKRWSEISLEIIRPTGFSVIRGSLNDLNNNFIG, from the coding sequence GTGAGCGCGAGAACAATAGTTCCATTAGAAGAGTCATGGTTGTTTCAGGCAGCTCACAGGAATGAAGGGCTGTCACTAAAATGGTATGAACACGGCCTCGCTTGTGGCGAGAGCGTTAAGATTCCCCATACATGGAATGTGAAGCAGGGCTTAGAGGAGTTTCGTGGCACGGGCTGGTATAGCTATAACTTGTTTGTGCCCGCAGATTGGGAAGGTAAACTGCTTCGTCTCCAGTTTGATGCTGTTTATCGTGATGCAGTAGTATGGGTAAACGGAAAACGAGCAGGAGAGCATGCACATTCGGGATATACTTCCTTTATTGTCGAGATCACCGATTTCATTGATTGTGATGCAGACAATCGTATTGTGGTCTCTGTCAACAATGAGAACAGTCAGACAGCACTTCCGCTAGGAAACAGCTTCGATTGGGCAGACGATGGCGGCATTATTCGGGGTGTATCACTGATCGTTAGTGGGCGAGTGGCGATTGACTATTCCAAGCTCCAGGCGGTTCCTTTCTTTGAAGATGATCTGTCTGGAACGACTGCTACATATGGTTTGTTATCTGGTGAAATTCGGTTGTGGGAGCTCAGCTCTGAGGCAGATATTAAGTCTTTGCAGTTGAAAGTAACCCTATCCAATGAAGAAGGAGCCGTAGCATCACAGGAATGGAAGCTAGCTGAAAGGGAGGGAGCTTTACGCTTTCATGATATCAGGGTAGACCAGCTGAAGCTGTGGCACTTTGACCACCCTCACTTATATACGGTTCATCTTGCCATATACGTGGATGGCGTTCTCTCGGATGAGGTATCCACAACAGTAGGCTTTAGAGAAATTCGCTCTGATGGTAGTACATTATTGCTTAACCGCGAGCCTGTTCGACTCTTCGGTGTTGAGTGGATGCCTGGGTCGAATCCGGAGCATGGAATGGCCGAGACATCTGAGCAGCTCGCTGAGATGCTTCACCATATTAAACATGCGAACTGTGTCATCACCCGTTTTCACTGGCAACAAGATAGCAAGCTGTTGGACTGGTGTGATCGGCATGGCTTACTCGTGCAAGAGGAAATTCCTCACTGGCAGACACCAAGTGAACCGGGAGACGAATGGCTGAACATATCGATGCAGCATGCCGAAGAGATGATTCATCGTCATTACAATCACCCTTGCATTTACGCATGGGGATTTGGCAATGAGCTGAACGGTCAGTCTGAAATGACAAATCTGTATTTTGAGAAGCTGAAGTCTCAAGTACATGAGCTTGATAACACGAGATTTATCAATTATGTATCGAATACTGTCCATGAAAATCCCGCTCAGGATACAACGGGTGCAGGAGATTTGATCATGTGGAATGATTATATCGGTACATGGCATGGTGATCTGAACCGCCCAGAAGTCATTCGAAGTATAACAAAAGGCATACCTGATAAACCATTAGTTGTAGCTGAATATGGACTATGTGAACCTGCATTTGAAGGTGGAGACGAGAGGCGTACACAGATTCTAGTGGAGAACACGATGGAATATCGTAAGCATCCAGAGATCGCCGCACTCATTTATTTCAGTCTGAACGATTATCGGACTCAAATGGGCGAGGAAGGTGAGGGTAGGCTTCGCCAACGTGTACATGGATCGATGAATCTTAACGGCATGCCTAAACCCTCTTATGAAGTATTGCGTCAATTAGCATCACCGGTCACTGTAAGCGTTAATTCAGAGGTGGACAGTGTAGTCATAACCGTCGAGGTACGTAATGATATTCCCTGTCATCGGGTGTCTGGATATACGTTGGAGTTGAATGACGCGCACGGTGAACGGATTGTCAATGTAATTCCTGAGTTAGCACCAGGTCAGAGGCATGTATTCTCCTTTACTGAAATTCCTCAGAAACGTTGGAGTGAGATCAGCCTAGAGATCATTAGACCTACTGGATTTTCTGTAATTCGTGGCTCATTAAACGATCTGAATAATAACTTCATTGGATAA
- a CDS encoding TetR/AcrR family transcriptional regulator: MAKLDRRIAKTQEALRSAVVELMNQKSFDEITIQDIADQADLNRGTIYLHYKDKYDLLDKMIESHMEELGELDEWACKLDWNNGLVPFFEYFEKNHLFFATMLASKGAPSFRARLLEYVMAGFSGEIDRDSGKNKDLNEDVMLQYAGTAYVGIVEWWISNGMPYPPEIMAKQVGVLLERSL, from the coding sequence ATGGCAAAGTTAGATCGAAGAATTGCAAAAACACAAGAAGCACTGCGAAGCGCTGTCGTTGAATTAATGAACCAAAAGAGTTTTGATGAGATTACCATTCAAGACATTGCGGATCAGGCAGATCTGAATCGCGGTACAATTTATCTACATTACAAAGACAAATATGACCTATTAGACAAAATGATTGAGTCCCACATGGAGGAATTGGGGGAATTGGACGAATGGGCTTGCAAATTGGATTGGAACAATGGCCTTGTCCCGTTTTTCGAATATTTCGAGAAGAATCATCTGTTCTTTGCAACTATGTTAGCTAGTAAAGGGGCTCCGTCTTTCCGCGCTCGGCTACTGGAGTATGTGATGGCAGGGTTCAGCGGAGAAATTGACAGAGATAGCGGGAAAAATAAAGACCTTAATGAAGATGTCATGTTGCAATATGCCGGAACAGCTTATGTAGGAATCGTTGAATGGTGGATTAGTAACGGGATGCCGTATCCACCTGAGATCATGGCTAAGCAAGTTGGCGTGTTATTGGAACGAAGCCTGTAA
- a CDS encoding histidine-type phosphatase, producing the protein MNIKKIGISVVSLTMLTSIGVFDVYGAGSKRTIEVSQQPVNVVVNGQKMEGEPFVYNGITYVPARVIGEALGQEVDWDDSTQSVFVGQKINDKQGYRGTKTPYPFENTTSYTAAPAGYEPVFINFVGRHGSRHLSSSKYDKTLYELLSIAEKDGQITNLGKELKKEIAKLMDIEKDNYGLLSISGGEELKGIGSRLGQNFKDIFTDDKKVIAQATFKDRTPQSRDQFIEGLEESLGNKKVDIVSSAFEEGSDPYLRPYDLATKYTEYAEDGAWVELYENYATQEKGTTYAKELLSPLFSDRFYQRLDAGEFQLKDEKGKVKLSNPTEAASNLYELYIISSNLKEEGNLEFGRYFTTNQLKWYESLDSIQDFYEKGPSLTSTDLPQDIAAPLVKELLASTEQSIKQKDTAGIFRFAHAETIIPLSSFLDIKGANVSVDNPEKVAESWNGAEISPMGANIQWILYSNGQDYMVKMLRNEEEIAFPIETKTYPYYKWEDVKTYYQTKLQKVGVDMNSSLEDNIELLQKKF; encoded by the coding sequence ATGAACATTAAAAAAATCGGAATTTCAGTAGTTTCGCTTACCATGCTAACCTCTATAGGTGTGTTTGACGTGTATGGCGCAGGTTCCAAGCGCACGATCGAAGTATCACAGCAACCCGTAAATGTAGTTGTGAATGGTCAGAAGATGGAGGGTGAGCCATTTGTCTACAATGGAATCACTTATGTGCCCGCACGTGTGATTGGGGAAGCGCTAGGTCAGGAGGTAGACTGGGACGATAGCACACAATCCGTATTCGTCGGACAGAAAATCAATGATAAACAAGGTTATCGCGGTACGAAAACACCGTATCCTTTTGAAAATACAACAAGTTATACCGCGGCGCCAGCCGGATATGAGCCGGTCTTTATTAATTTTGTAGGAAGACATGGTTCGAGACATCTTTCCAGTTCCAAGTATGATAAGACGCTGTATGAACTGCTTAGCATCGCTGAGAAGGATGGGCAGATCACGAATCTGGGCAAAGAACTCAAAAAAGAAATCGCCAAGCTTATGGATATCGAGAAGGATAACTATGGTTTACTGTCGATCTCTGGCGGGGAAGAATTGAAAGGCATCGGATCAAGACTCGGTCAAAATTTCAAAGATATATTCACAGATGATAAAAAGGTCATCGCACAAGCAACCTTCAAGGATCGAACTCCGCAGAGCAGAGATCAATTTATTGAAGGTCTGGAAGAGAGCCTAGGCAACAAGAAGGTAGATATTGTTTCTTCAGCTTTTGAAGAAGGAAGTGACCCATATCTGCGTCCATACGATCTGGCGACGAAGTACACTGAATATGCCGAAGATGGAGCATGGGTTGAGCTGTACGAAAATTATGCTACACAGGAAAAAGGAACAACGTATGCTAAGGAACTACTGTCACCCTTGTTCTCTGATCGTTTCTATCAGAGGTTAGATGCGGGAGAGTTCCAATTGAAGGACGAGAAAGGAAAAGTGAAGCTGAGCAATCCAACCGAAGCAGCTTCCAATCTATATGAATTGTATATTATCTCATCGAACCTGAAGGAAGAAGGAAACCTGGAATTCGGAAGGTACTTCACAACCAACCAATTGAAATGGTATGAAAGCTTGGATAGCATTCAAGACTTTTATGAGAAAGGACCGTCTCTAACTTCAACGGATCTACCGCAGGATATTGCTGCACCACTCGTGAAAGAGCTGCTTGCCTCTACTGAACAGTCCATTAAACAAAAGGATACGGCGGGAATTTTTCGTTTTGCACACGCTGAAACCATCATTCCTCTATCTTCATTCTTGGACATTAAAGGGGCGAATGTAAGTGTAGACAACCCGGAGAAAGTGGCAGAGAGCTGGAATGGGGCTGAGATTTCTCCGATGGGAGCCAATATTCAATGGATTCTCTATTCCAATGGCCAGGATTACATGGTGAAGATGCTGAGAAATGAAGAGGAAATTGCCTTCCCGATCGAAACGAAGACCTACCCGTATTATAAATGGGAAGATGTGAAGACTTATTATCAGACAAAGCTCCAGAAGGTTGGGGTAGACATGAACAGTAGCTTAGAAGATAATATTGAGCTTTTACAGAAGAAGTTCTAA
- a CDS encoding AraC family transcriptional regulator, which translates to MSESTEYLYDPIQTNLLYLHRVTTHNMGTFYHRHNAYELYVFLRGNVNFYIENRCYHLQPGDLIVLNLEEMHRSFALDKNEYERITINLKKPYLSRLSTATTNLSACFDYRPKGKGNIVHLKNDELQQLLQLTNKLEQALASDDYGADIMENVLISQLLLMTNRAFQHTDFVPTDIMPELVRRTMDYIESNLAGKLTLTHLSEALYTNSSYISRQFNKHTGLTIRAYILSRRIELSKYYLGEGMSITEACYQSGFGDYANFIRSFTKLVGISPGRYIRNGCNTEH; encoded by the coding sequence ATGTCTGAATCCACGGAATACCTATACGATCCCATTCAGACGAATCTGTTATATTTACACCGCGTCACCACACATAATATGGGTACATTCTATCACCGACATAATGCATATGAGCTGTATGTGTTCCTTCGTGGCAACGTGAATTTCTACATTGAGAATCGCTGTTATCATCTTCAGCCCGGCGATCTGATTGTGCTAAACCTAGAGGAGATGCATCGCTCCTTCGCGCTCGACAAGAACGAATATGAACGAATTACTATTAATCTGAAGAAGCCCTATTTAAGCCGATTGTCCACAGCAACAACGAATCTATCTGCTTGCTTTGATTATCGTCCCAAGGGTAAAGGAAACATTGTACATTTGAAAAACGATGAGTTACAGCAGTTGCTGCAATTAACGAACAAGCTAGAACAGGCATTAGCTTCGGATGACTATGGTGCAGATATTATGGAAAATGTTTTGATTTCCCAACTGCTTCTAATGACTAATCGTGCCTTTCAACATACAGATTTTGTTCCAACGGACATCATGCCCGAATTGGTTCGAAGAACGATGGACTATATTGAGAGCAACCTGGCGGGAAAGCTTACACTCACACATTTGTCCGAGGCTCTATACACCAATAGCAGTTATATCAGTAGGCAGTTTAACAAGCATACGGGACTCACCATTCGAGCTTACATTCTCAGTCGGCGTATTGAGTTATCGAAATACTACTTAGGTGAAGGCATGAGTATCACAGAAGCATGTTATCAGTCCGGGTTTGGTGACTATGCCAATTTCATTCGCAGTTTCACTAAGCTGGTTGGGATCTCACCAGGTAGATATATCCGTAACGGGTGTAATACTGAACATTAA